In one Chryseobacterium camelliae genomic region, the following are encoded:
- a CDS encoding ClpXP adapter SpxH family protein, producing MENKTTNPLLCDPATGVCETPGEKTENGNSKTNEKPVKVIYFTDPICSSCWGIEPQLRKLKLEYGNNVEIEYRMGGLLPDWSYNSGGISKPSDVAHHWDEVSGYYDMPIDGDVWLKDPLDSSYPPSIAFKAAQLQDKTKALEFMRELREMVFLRKKNIAKWEHISAAAEKVGLDTNKLKADFEGKAKELFQEDLKLAREMGVRGFPTMFFTNGGGNRETVYGSKPYAFYETAILKINAETKKSEYSKNWESLFAKYPSLTAKEFSELSGTPRVESEKILNELASKGTLEKFTTKNGSIWTLKS from the coding sequence ATGGAAAACAAAACAACCAACCCGTTATTATGTGATCCTGCTACAGGAGTTTGTGAAACGCCGGGAGAAAAAACAGAAAATGGGAATAGTAAAACCAACGAAAAGCCAGTGAAAGTTATTTATTTTACAGACCCGATTTGTTCTTCTTGCTGGGGAATTGAACCTCAGTTGAGAAAACTAAAATTAGAATACGGAAACAACGTAGAGATAGAATACAGAATGGGAGGTCTTCTTCCGGATTGGAGCTACAACAGTGGCGGAATCAGTAAACCTTCCGATGTTGCCCATCATTGGGATGAAGTAAGCGGATATTATGATATGCCGATCGATGGCGATGTATGGTTGAAAGATCCATTAGATTCTTCATATCCACCTTCTATTGCCTTTAAAGCAGCTCAGCTTCAGGATAAAACCAAAGCATTGGAGTTTATGAGAGAGCTTCGTGAAATGGTATTTTTGAGAAAGAAAAATATCGCTAAATGGGAGCATATTTCGGCTGCTGCTGAAAAAGTTGGCTTAGATACAAATAAATTAAAAGCTGATTTTGAAGGAAAAGCAAAAGAACTTTTCCAGGAAGATCTTAAGCTGGCGAGAGAAATGGGAGTTCGTGGTTTCCCTACGATGTTCTTTACCAACGGAGGAGGAAACAGAGAAACAGTATATGGTTCAAAACCTTATGCATTCTATGAAACCGCAATCCTGAAAATAAATGCAGAAACAAAAAAATCTGAATATTCTAAAAACTGGGAGAGTCTTTTTGCAAAATACCCTTCACTTACGGCAAAAGAATTTTCAGAATTATCAGGAACACCAAGAGTTGAAAGTGAGAAAATTTTAAATGAGCTTGCTTCTAAAGGGACTCTTGAAAAATTTACGACTAAAAACGGTTCAATCTGGACTTTAAAATCGTAA
- a CDS encoding VOC family protein, with protein sequence MKTKQIWANLAVTDLERTTMFYEELGFTSNNSMKSDELTSFSFGESNFIINFFLKDILETNTKMNFSDLDTENEIIFSLSAESKEEVDEWVKTVEKAGGNIFAAPYEIKEGYTFGFSDPDGHKFNVLYWPGM encoded by the coding sequence ATGAAAACAAAACAAATTTGGGCAAATCTGGCAGTGACAGACCTTGAAAGAACCACAATGTTTTATGAAGAATTAGGATTCACATCCAATAATTCCATGAAATCTGATGAACTGACGAGCTTTTCTTTTGGAGAAAGTAATTTTATTATCAATTTTTTTCTGAAAGATATTCTTGAAACGAATACCAAGATGAATTTTTCGGATTTAGATACCGAAAACGAGATTATTTTCAGCCTTTCTGCAGAAAGTAAAGAGGAAGTTGATGAATGGGTAAAAACCGTTGAAAAAGCAGGTGGAAATATTTTTGCAGCTCCTTATGAAATCAAAGAGGGATACACCTTCGGATTTTCCGATCCGGACGGACATAAATTTAATGTTTTGTATTGGCCGGGGATGTAA